A window of Ruania suaedae contains these coding sequences:
- the sufD gene encoding Fe-S cluster assembly protein SufD: MSTTTEEIGRSTDHTRATADDAHSHGLAPEGSRADRATSFALADFDVPNGREEEWRFSPMNRLQGLTAGLLTGAAPQVEVSADEGVRVEHVTRTDDRLGKAGAPGDRISAAAWESFDQGLLVIVPAEHVAGRETTVTVRGAGQDPAAQHITIMAEHHSEAVVVLDHRGSAQLAQTVEIHVADGASLRVVSVQDWDSGAVHAASHRAVIGRDATLKHVVVTLGGDVVRLTPESAFAATGGSVEMNGLYFADAGQHQEHRLFVDHAVPNCTSRVTYKGALQGDDARSVWVGDVLIRKAAEGTDTYELNRNLVLTDGARADSVPNLEIETGEIEGAGHASATGRFDDDQLFYLRSRGIPEAAARRLVVRGFFAEMITKIGVPAVEERLLAAIDAELDAVLGDLAGTEDVSQERRVIEAIESSETQA; encoded by the coding sequence ATGTCGACCACCACTGAAGAGATCGGTCGTTCGACCGACCACACCCGGGCCACGGCGGATGACGCGCACAGCCACGGCTTGGCGCCGGAGGGCTCGCGGGCTGACCGGGCGACCTCCTTCGCCCTGGCCGACTTCGACGTGCCGAACGGGCGCGAGGAGGAGTGGCGCTTCTCGCCCATGAACCGGCTGCAGGGCCTGACCGCAGGACTGCTCACCGGTGCCGCCCCGCAGGTGGAGGTCTCTGCTGACGAGGGCGTGCGGGTCGAGCACGTGACGCGTACGGATGACCGGCTCGGGAAGGCGGGAGCCCCGGGAGACCGGATCTCCGCCGCCGCGTGGGAGTCCTTCGACCAGGGTCTGCTGGTGATTGTTCCTGCTGAGCACGTCGCCGGTCGTGAGACCACCGTGACGGTGCGCGGTGCGGGTCAGGACCCGGCCGCCCAGCACATCACCATCATGGCCGAGCACCACAGCGAGGCGGTGGTCGTGCTCGACCACCGCGGCAGCGCCCAGCTCGCCCAGACCGTGGAGATCCACGTCGCCGACGGCGCCTCGCTGCGCGTGGTCTCCGTGCAGGACTGGGACTCCGGGGCCGTGCACGCCGCCTCCCACCGTGCGGTCATCGGCCGCGATGCCACGCTCAAGCACGTCGTGGTCACCCTCGGTGGGGATGTCGTCCGGCTGACGCCGGAGTCGGCATTCGCCGCGACCGGGGGATCGGTCGAGATGAACGGTCTCTACTTCGCCGACGCCGGTCAGCACCAGGAGCACCGTCTCTTCGTCGATCACGCCGTGCCGAACTGCACCTCGCGGGTCACCTACAAGGGTGCCCTGCAGGGGGACGACGCCCGCAGCGTCTGGGTGGGCGACGTGCTCATCCGCAAGGCGGCCGAGGGCACCGACACCTACGAGCTGAACCGGAACCTGGTCCTCACCGACGGCGCTCGCGCCGACTCGGTGCCGAACCTGGAGATCGAGACCGGGGAGATCGAGGGAGCGGGCCACGCCTCGGCGACCGGCCGCTTCGACGACGACCAGCTGTTCTACCTGCGCTCGCGCGGCATCCCCGAGGCGGCCGCCCGCCGGCTCGTGGTGCGCGGCTTCTTCGCCGAGATGATCACCAAGATCGGTGTGCCCGCCGTCGAGGAGCGGCTGCTGGCCGCGATCGACGCCGAGCTGGACGCTGTGCTCGGTGACCTGGCGGGCACCGAGGACGTCTCGCAGGAGCGTCGGGTGATCGAGGCCATCGAGTCCAGCGAGACGCAGGCATGA
- a CDS encoding non-heme iron oxygenase ferredoxin subunit: MTAQVVASRDDLEPGEAMRLELDGPDGSLVEVALARAEDGEYYALSDICSHGQVSLSEGEVEGATIECWLHGSSFDLRTGRPLALPATRPVATYPVSYDGDRVLVDIDVAATTEPTT, translated from the coding sequence ATGACCGCGCAGGTCGTCGCCTCGAGGGACGACCTGGAGCCCGGGGAGGCGATGCGGCTCGAGCTGGACGGGCCGGACGGTTCCCTGGTCGAGGTCGCGCTCGCCCGTGCCGAGGACGGCGAGTACTACGCCTTGTCCGACATCTGCTCCCACGGTCAGGTCTCCCTCTCCGAGGGAGAGGTCGAGGGCGCCACGATCGAGTGCTGGTTGCACGGGTCGAGCTTCGACCTGCGCACCGGCCGCCCGCTCGCACTGCCGGCCACGCGGCCGGTGGCCACCTACCCGGTGAGCTACGACGGCGACCGCGTGCTCGTCGATATCGACGTCGCCGCCACCACCGAACCCACCACCTGA
- the sufC gene encoding Fe-S cluster assembly ATPase SufC, with amino-acid sequence MSTLEIRDLHVDVETADGPKKILRGVDLTVKSGETHAIMGPNGSGKSTLAYSIAGHPKYAVTSGEVLLDGENVLEMSVDERARAGMFLAMQYPVEVPGVTVSNFLRTAKTAIDGKAPALRQWVSDVRGTMENLRMDPTFAERNVNEGFSGGEKKRHEILQMELLQPKFAVLDETDSGLDVDALRVVSEGVNRVKGNTDVGVLLITHYTRILRYITPDYVHVFVNGQVAEEGGPELAERLEAEGYDRFLSPA; translated from the coding sequence ATGTCGACCCTTGAGATCCGTGACCTGCACGTCGACGTCGAGACCGCCGACGGCCCGAAGAAGATCCTGCGAGGGGTTGATCTGACCGTCAAGAGCGGTGAGACCCACGCGATCATGGGCCCGAACGGCTCCGGCAAGTCCACCTTGGCGTACTCGATCGCCGGGCACCCGAAGTACGCGGTGACCAGCGGTGAGGTGCTGCTCGACGGTGAGAACGTGCTCGAGATGAGCGTGGACGAGCGTGCCCGCGCCGGGATGTTCCTCGCGATGCAGTACCCGGTCGAGGTGCCCGGCGTGACTGTCTCGAACTTCCTGCGGACCGCCAAGACCGCCATCGACGGGAAGGCCCCGGCGCTGCGCCAGTGGGTCTCCGACGTGCGCGGCACCATGGAGAACCTGCGGATGGACCCCACGTTCGCCGAGCGCAACGTCAACGAGGGATTCTCCGGTGGTGAGAAGAAGCGCCACGAGATCCTGCAGATGGAGCTGCTGCAGCCCAAGTTCGCGGTGCTGGACGAGACCGACTCCGGACTCGATGTGGACGCGCTGCGCGTGGTCTCCGAGGGCGTGAACCGCGTCAAGGGCAACACCGACGTGGGCGTCCTCCTGATCACCCACTACACCCGCATCCTGCGCTACATCACGCCCGACTACGTGCACGTGTTCGTCAACGGGCAGGTCGCCGAGGAAGGCGGGCCCGAGCTCGCCGAGCGGCTCGAGGCCGAGGGCTACGACCGCTTCCTCAGCCCGGCCTGA
- a CDS encoding cysteine desulfurase, protein MSAEQREVRARLTATELAAVRADFPLLARTVRGGRPLVYLDTAATSQKPECVIDAEQDFYLQRNAGVHRGAHALAEEATEAYEQARAAVARLVGAGTDEIVWTKNATEGINLLAYAFSNASLGRGGAPAQRFRLGPGDEIVVTEAEHHANLVPWQELCARTGATLRWLGVTDSGRIDLETLDVITERTRVVAFTHVSNVTGAISPVKEIVAAARSHGALVVLDACQSVPHLPVDLHALDVDFAVFSGHKMLGPTGIGALYGRRELLAALPPFGTGGSMVEVVSMSETTFAAPPQRFEAGTQMVAQTVGLHAAADYLAELGMDALAAHEEELTAHLLAGISRIEGVRVLGPTEPENRIGVVAFTVDGVHPHDVGQLLDDAGVAVRVGHHCAQPLHRRLGVPSSARVSVGVHTTTAELDTFCDALSRVRDFFLGR, encoded by the coding sequence ATGAGTGCGGAGCAGCGGGAGGTGCGTGCCCGGCTGACGGCGACCGAGCTGGCCGCCGTCCGGGCCGACTTCCCGCTGCTCGCCCGCACGGTGCGTGGCGGTCGGCCGCTGGTCTATCTGGACACCGCGGCGACCAGCCAGAAGCCCGAGTGCGTCATCGACGCCGAGCAGGATTTCTACCTGCAGCGCAACGCCGGCGTGCACCGGGGCGCGCATGCTCTGGCCGAGGAGGCTACGGAGGCGTACGAGCAGGCGCGGGCCGCGGTCGCCCGCCTGGTGGGCGCCGGTACCGACGAGATTGTCTGGACCAAGAACGCCACCGAGGGGATCAACCTGCTCGCGTACGCGTTCTCCAACGCCTCCCTGGGGCGTGGGGGAGCGCCTGCGCAGCGGTTCCGGCTCGGCCCGGGCGACGAGATCGTGGTCACCGAGGCGGAGCATCACGCGAACCTGGTGCCCTGGCAGGAGTTGTGCGCGCGGACCGGCGCCACGTTGCGCTGGCTGGGCGTCACCGACTCCGGGCGGATCGATCTGGAGACCCTCGACGTCATCACCGAGCGGACGCGGGTGGTGGCCTTCACGCACGTCTCGAATGTGACCGGCGCGATCAGCCCGGTCAAGGAGATCGTCGCGGCGGCCCGCAGCCATGGTGCACTGGTGGTCCTGGATGCGTGCCAGAGCGTGCCGCACCTGCCGGTAGACCTGCATGCGCTGGACGTCGACTTCGCCGTCTTCTCCGGGCACAAGATGCTCGGGCCCACCGGAATCGGTGCGCTCTACGGTCGGCGTGAGTTGCTCGCGGCGCTGCCGCCGTTCGGGACCGGTGGATCGATGGTGGAGGTGGTCAGCATGAGCGAGACCACCTTCGCGGCGCCGCCGCAGCGCTTCGAGGCCGGGACCCAGATGGTGGCGCAGACGGTTGGTCTCCATGCGGCGGCCGACTACCTGGCCGAGCTGGGGATGGACGCCCTGGCCGCGCACGAGGAGGAGCTCACCGCCCATCTGCTCGCCGGCATCTCTCGCATCGAGGGCGTCCGGGTGCTCGGCCCGACCGAGCCGGAGAACCGGATCGGCGTGGTGGCCTTCACCGTCGACGGTGTGCATCCGCACGACGTGGGCCAGCTCCTCGACGATGCCGGTGTGGCCGTGCGGGTGGGGCACCACTGTGCCCAGCCGCTGCACCGCCGACTGGGGGTGCCGTCCTCCGCGCGTGTCTCGGTCGGCGTGCACACCACGACGGCCGAGCTCGACACATTCTGCGACGCCCTCTCTCGGGTGCGAGACTTCTTCCTAGGGAGGTGA
- the sufU gene encoding Fe-S cluster assembly sulfur transfer protein SufU has product MTSMEQLYQQVILDHSRERHGAGSAPGAAAESFQVNPMCGDEVRLRVHLAPGTPAPVVERVTWDGTGCSISQASVSVLTDLVAGADVATVDRLTETFRALMSNRGQPLEEDREEILGDAAAFVGVARYPARIKCALLGWMALRDALAQAVTAPPQAGRREEER; this is encoded by the coding sequence ATGACCTCGATGGAGCAGCTCTACCAGCAGGTCATCCTGGACCACTCCCGGGAGCGCCACGGCGCCGGATCGGCGCCGGGCGCAGCCGCCGAGTCGTTCCAGGTGAATCCGATGTGCGGGGACGAGGTACGTCTGCGCGTGCATCTCGCGCCGGGCACTCCGGCACCGGTGGTCGAACGCGTGACCTGGGACGGGACCGGCTGCTCGATCTCCCAGGCCTCGGTCTCGGTGCTGACCGACCTCGTGGCCGGCGCGGACGTGGCGACCGTGGATCGGTTGACCGAGACGTTCCGGGCACTGATGTCGAACCGAGGTCAGCCGCTCGAGGAGGACCGAGAGGAAATACTCGGCGACGCCGCGGCGTTCGTCGGAGTAGCGCGCTATCCGGCGCGGATCAAGTGCGCGCTGCTGGGCTGGATGGCCCTGCGGGACGCACTCGCCCAGGCTGTGACCGCCCCGCCGCAGGCGGGCCGACGCGAGGAAGAACGATGA
- a CDS encoding metal-sulfur cluster assembly factor: MTETQANPPTETTETENTGAESTAGATAAAPAPGAPTAADVEEALRDVIDPELGINVVDLGLIYGVTVDQNNHAVIDMTLTSAACPLTDVIEDQAAQSLEGIVAGQRINWVWMPPWGPEKITDDGREQLRALGFNV; the protein is encoded by the coding sequence ATGACAGAGACCCAGGCGAACCCGCCCACAGAGACCACCGAGACCGAGAACACCGGCGCGGAGAGCACCGCCGGCGCGACCGCAGCAGCCCCCGCCCCGGGAGCACCGACGGCCGCGGACGTGGAGGAGGCCCTGCGCGACGTGATCGACCCCGAGCTGGGGATCAACGTCGTCGACCTCGGCCTCATCTACGGCGTGACCGTGGACCAGAATAATCACGCGGTGATCGACATGACGCTCACCTCGGCCGCGTGCCCGCTGACGGACGTGATCGAGGACCAGGCTGCTCAGTCGCTCGAAGGGATCGTCGCCGGGCAGCGCATCAACTGGGTGTGGATGCCGCCGTGGGGCCCCGAGAAGATCACCGACGACGGTCGTGAGCAGCTCCGGGCGCTCGGCTTCAACGTCTGA
- a CDS encoding HNH endonuclease, with protein MTSTATVSSFSAPAEKELLAAVRANGVAARAVEVERAELVLAWVREAAIDPEEMTGTAVFDPDVHVGVPGTEQPMRLAGEGAPWVADLGFTRLAAALGQSNEAAMNYVGAVVELAYRLPVLWSRVRAGQVSIHRARTVARLSKKLPAAGAAWVDAQVAWTIGTCSMAQIERTVAAAVATFDPDQAERDREAALEGRRVNIHLGRAGDGQDPGSMSVIGIDGGLDVADALDLEAAISARAAALTALMPGASEDVRRSIALGDLARGQTMVRATGEDDSASDSGDPNEATGRTVLLYLHLSAADLDEQSSGVGRCENTRSPITPEQVRTWCATAGRVLVRPVVDLNAEYAATTYEASPRLREQVILRDGTCRFPYCHRSARSADLDHIERYEDDGPTTSTNLAALCRRHHRARTHAGWTYELITPGTYHWASPDGGAYLVTPAGTFDLPSTPGTTATSTARVRQRALDSMRTAAKTMPSRPPRGQPPAARKTGRTDPPPF; from the coding sequence ATGACATCGACAGCCACTGTTTCCTCGTTCTCGGCTCCGGCCGAGAAGGAACTGTTGGCTGCGGTGCGGGCCAACGGGGTGGCGGCTCGGGCGGTGGAGGTCGAGCGGGCGGAGCTGGTGCTGGCGTGGGTGCGCGAGGCGGCGATCGACCCGGAGGAGATGACCGGGACTGCGGTGTTCGACCCGGATGTTCATGTCGGGGTGCCGGGGACCGAGCAGCCGATGCGCCTGGCTGGGGAGGGTGCCCCGTGGGTGGCCGATCTCGGTTTCACCCGCCTGGCCGCAGCGCTGGGACAGTCCAACGAGGCCGCCATGAACTATGTGGGGGCGGTGGTCGAGCTCGCCTACCGGTTGCCGGTGCTGTGGTCCCGGGTCAGGGCCGGGCAGGTGAGCATTCACCGGGCGAGAACGGTGGCGCGGTTGAGCAAGAAGCTCCCCGCCGCTGGTGCCGCCTGGGTCGATGCCCAGGTCGCCTGGACGATCGGGACCTGCTCGATGGCTCAGATCGAACGCACCGTGGCTGCGGCGGTGGCCACCTTCGACCCCGACCAGGCCGAGCGGGACCGCGAGGCGGCGTTGGAGGGGCGGCGGGTGAACATCCACCTCGGCCGCGCCGGTGACGGTCAGGACCCGGGGTCGATGAGCGTGATCGGCATCGACGGCGGCCTCGACGTGGCCGATGCTCTGGACTTGGAAGCAGCCATCTCCGCCCGCGCGGCCGCGTTGACGGCCCTCATGCCCGGTGCCAGCGAGGACGTACGCAGGTCCATCGCGTTGGGCGACCTCGCCCGCGGCCAGACCATGGTCCGGGCCACCGGCGAGGATGACAGTGCCAGTGACTCCGGCGATCCCAACGAAGCGACGGGGCGGACGGTGTTGCTGTATTTGCACCTGTCCGCCGCCGACCTCGATGAGCAGTCTTCTGGTGTGGGGCGGTGTGAGAACACCCGCTCCCCGATCACCCCCGAACAGGTCCGCACCTGGTGCGCCACCGCCGGGCGGGTGCTGGTGCGGCCTGTGGTCGACCTCAACGCCGAGTACGCGGCCACCACCTATGAAGCCAGCCCCAGGCTGCGTGAGCAGGTCATCCTGCGCGACGGGACGTGCCGGTTCCCCTACTGCCACCGCAGCGCCCGATCAGCCGACCTGGACCACATCGAACGGTACGAGGACGACGGACCCACCACCTCGACCAACCTCGCCGCCCTGTGCCGGCGCCACCACCGCGCCAGGACGCATGCGGGCTGGACCTATGAGCTGATCACCCCCGGCACCTACCACTGGGCCAGTCCCGACGGCGGCGCCTATCTGGTCACCCCCGCCGGCACCTTCGACCTACCCAGCACACCGGGGACCACAGCGACCTCGACCGCACGGGTGCGCCAACGAGCCCTGGACTCCATGCGCACCGCTGCCAAGACAATGCCGTCCCGTCCTCCCCGCGGGCAGCCACCAGCAGCACGCAAGACCGGTAGAACCGACCCGCCACCCTTCTGA
- a CDS encoding GNAT family N-acetyltransferase, giving the protein MSITYRPWAEGDEVAAGAALGEPESARIALDRPSFGLPSAEAWRHTLVAEENGAFLGAAVVLEGVLHPGRLWLYVEVSPDHRRRGVGTELVERIREVPAPSGVRAVRARFASGSSAAEGFAAALGLEPIHRSRQVLVRPGALDLPALEATGPALEDLATGSVELTKLVVVFYDATHASWDPSEMTLGRAQDLLLAPATGARGAIVLRDRPKASGGVILAFAVSYDPPGLDPDDPDSVPVADDAPTQVLLGYDPTLTDDRARAAVRQLLAMLAARYPVQVEVDDAMTPLAGVVDDLLVLGSAEVVTETRFVASD; this is encoded by the coding sequence ATGAGCATCACCTACCGGCCCTGGGCCGAGGGCGACGAAGTGGCGGCGGGGGCCGCGCTCGGGGAACCGGAGTCCGCTCGCATCGCCCTGGACCGGCCCTCCTTCGGGCTACCGAGCGCCGAGGCGTGGCGCCACACCCTCGTCGCCGAGGAGAACGGCGCATTCCTCGGCGCGGCCGTGGTGCTCGAGGGTGTGCTCCACCCCGGGCGGCTGTGGCTGTACGTGGAGGTCTCGCCCGACCATCGCCGCCGCGGGGTCGGCACGGAACTGGTGGAGCGGATTCGGGAGGTACCGGCGCCGTCGGGAGTGCGCGCGGTGCGGGCGCGGTTCGCCTCCGGGAGCAGCGCCGCCGAAGGGTTCGCGGCAGCGCTCGGTCTCGAGCCCATCCACCGCTCGCGTCAGGTGCTGGTGCGCCCGGGTGCGCTGGACCTGCCCGCGCTCGAGGCCACCGGGCCGGCCCTGGAGGATCTGGCGACGGGGTCGGTCGAACTGACCAAGCTGGTGGTGGTCTTCTACGACGCCACGCATGCCTCCTGGGACCCTTCCGAGATGACGCTCGGCCGGGCGCAGGATCTGCTACTCGCCCCGGCCACGGGTGCCCGCGGCGCGATCGTGCTGCGCGATCGCCCCAAGGCGAGCGGCGGAGTCATCCTGGCCTTCGCGGTCTCCTACGATCCACCGGGCCTGGACCCCGACGATCCGGACAGTGTCCCGGTGGCCGACGATGCCCCGACCCAGGTGCTGCTGGGATACGACCCGACGCTGACGGACGATCGCGCGCGTGCGGCGGTCCGCCAACTGCTGGCGATGCTCGCGGCCCGGTATCCGGTTCAGGTGGAGGTCGACGACGCGATGACCCCGCTCGCCGGTGTGGTCGACGACCTGCTCGTGCTCGGTTCGGCCGAGGTCGTCACGGAGACCCGGTTCGTGGCCTCGGACTGA
- a CDS encoding ABC-F family ATP-binding cassette domain-containing protein: MIIAQDVELRIGARQLLAGTSFRIDSGDRIGLVGRNGAGKTTLTKTLAGEGQPTGGTITRTGTVGYLPQDPRTGDLDQMAMDRVLSARDLHELLRRVRKAEHDMASENESIREKAMARYTRLDAEFEAQGGWAAESEAARITSNLGLPSTVLAQPLRTLSGGQRRRVELARILFSDSETLLLDEPTNHLDADSIVWLREYLATYSGGFVVISHDTGLLQATVNKVFHLDATRSVIDIYNLRWHAYLEQRETDERRRKRERANAEKKASALLAQADKMRAKATKAVAAQNMAKRAERMLSGLEDTRSADKVAKLRFPDPAPCGKTPLRAQGLSKSYGSLEVFTDVDLAIDRGSKVVVLGLNGAGKTTLLRLLAGTEPADTGEVQPGHGLKVGYYAQEHETLDTERTVVENLRTAAPDLTDTQVRSVLGSFLFSGDDADKPAKVLSGGEKTRLALAVLVVSQANVLLLDEPTNNLDPASREEILAALRSFTGAVVLVTHDEGAVSALDPERVLLLPDGDEDLWGESYLELVSLA; the protein is encoded by the coding sequence GTGATTATCGCGCAGGACGTCGAGCTGAGGATCGGAGCCCGTCAGCTACTCGCCGGGACCAGCTTCCGCATCGACTCCGGCGACCGTATCGGCCTCGTGGGTCGCAACGGCGCCGGCAAGACGACCCTGACCAAGACGCTCGCGGGTGAAGGCCAGCCCACCGGGGGGACGATCACCCGCACGGGCACGGTCGGCTACCTCCCGCAGGACCCGCGCACCGGCGACCTCGACCAGATGGCCATGGACCGGGTCCTCTCGGCGCGGGATCTGCACGAGCTGCTGCGGCGGGTGCGCAAGGCCGAGCACGACATGGCCAGCGAGAACGAGAGCATCCGCGAGAAGGCGATGGCCCGCTACACCCGGCTCGATGCAGAGTTCGAGGCCCAGGGCGGCTGGGCCGCGGAGAGCGAGGCCGCCCGGATCACCTCCAACCTCGGCCTCCCGTCGACGGTGCTCGCGCAGCCGCTGCGGACCCTCTCCGGTGGCCAGCGCCGCCGCGTCGAACTCGCCCGCATCCTGTTCTCCGACTCCGAGACGCTGCTGCTGGACGAGCCCACCAACCACCTCGACGCCGACTCGATCGTGTGGTTGCGCGAGTATCTCGCGACCTACTCCGGCGGCTTCGTGGTCATCAGCCACGACACGGGATTGCTCCAGGCCACCGTGAACAAGGTCTTCCACCTGGATGCCACCCGGTCCGTGATCGACATCTACAACCTGCGCTGGCACGCCTATCTCGAGCAGCGCGAGACCGACGAGCGCCGGCGTAAGCGTGAACGGGCCAACGCCGAGAAGAAGGCCTCGGCACTGCTGGCCCAGGCCGACAAGATGCGCGCCAAGGCCACGAAGGCCGTCGCCGCGCAGAACATGGCCAAGCGCGCCGAACGGATGCTCTCGGGTCTGGAGGACACCCGCTCGGCCGACAAGGTCGCCAAGCTCCGGTTCCCGGACCCGGCCCCCTGCGGCAAGACGCCGCTGCGTGCCCAGGGCCTGTCGAAGTCCTACGGCTCGCTGGAGGTGTTCACCGACGTCGATCTGGCGATCGACCGAGGGTCGAAGGTGGTGGTGCTCGGGCTCAACGGCGCCGGCAAGACGACGCTGCTGCGGTTGCTGGCGGGTACCGAACCCGCCGACACGGGCGAGGTGCAACCCGGCCACGGGCTGAAGGTCGGCTACTACGCCCAGGAGCACGAGACCCTCGACACCGAGCGGACCGTGGTGGAGAACCTGCGCACGGCGGCTCCGGACCTGACCGACACCCAGGTGCGCAGCGTGCTCGGGTCGTTCCTGTTCTCCGGGGACGACGCCGACAAACCGGCCAAGGTCCTCTCCGGTGGTGAGAAGACCCGCCTCGCGCTCGCCGTGCTGGTGGTCTCGCAGGCGAACGTGCTGCTCCTGGACGAGCCGACGAACAACCTCGACCCGGCCAGCCGCGAGGAGATCCTCGCGGCCCTGCGCAGCTTCACCGGGGCGGTCGTGCTCGTCACGCACGACGAGGGCGCGGTCTCGGCGCTCGACCCCGAGCGGGTGCTCCTCCTGCCCGACGGTGACGAGGACCTGTGGGGCGAGTCCTACCTCGAGCTGGTCTCCCTGGCCTGA
- a CDS encoding SURF1 family protein — protein sequence MAEVAARYSFLRSRRWVTIAVVALVVSLTCALLGYWQYTRYQGKAEAAALVEANYDSAPVALTELLPTAQAPWSDDLTWRQVRVTGEYLTPAVVLPQRPIGGSPADHVLAMLAVEVEGEEEPWWLLVDRGWYRSDAFGDHTAQQQLPDGQVTLTVRLRAAEPPSGRDLGGRQVHAINPSQVLDAAAPGADVAGQVVTGTYGVVAQESPTTASPPAALRRPSADLGNHLSYAFQWWVFAVGALVGAVVLARREATVLGGPGSTPDPAARPRRRTEAEEEDALIDAQLAAARAGQARETSSR from the coding sequence ATGGCTGAGGTGGCTGCGCGCTACTCGTTCCTGCGCTCGCGCCGGTGGGTCACGATCGCGGTGGTCGCACTCGTGGTCAGCCTCACCTGCGCCCTGCTCGGCTACTGGCAGTACACGCGCTACCAGGGCAAGGCCGAGGCCGCCGCGCTGGTCGAGGCGAACTACGACAGCGCACCGGTCGCCCTGACCGAGCTGCTCCCGACGGCGCAGGCCCCCTGGTCGGACGACCTCACCTGGCGTCAGGTGAGGGTCACCGGGGAGTACCTGACGCCCGCCGTCGTCCTCCCCCAGCGTCCGATCGGTGGCTCACCGGCCGATCACGTGCTCGCGATGCTCGCCGTCGAGGTCGAGGGCGAGGAGGAACCGTGGTGGCTGCTGGTCGACCGCGGCTGGTACCGCTCCGACGCGTTCGGTGACCACACCGCGCAGCAGCAGCTGCCCGACGGGCAGGTCACCCTGACGGTCCGGCTGCGGGCCGCGGAGCCACCGAGCGGACGCGACCTCGGCGGGCGGCAGGTCCACGCGATCAATCCGAGTCAGGTGCTCGACGCCGCCGCCCCCGGAGCCGATGTGGCCGGACAGGTCGTCACCGGGACCTATGGCGTGGTGGCGCAGGAGTCCCCGACCACCGCGAGCCCGCCCGCTGCCCTGCGCCGCCCGAGCGCCGACCTGGGCAATCACCTCTCCTACGCCTTCCAGTGGTGGGTCTTCGCCGTCGGCGCCCTGGTCGGCGCCGTCGTGCTGGCCCGCCGGGAGGCGACGGTGCTCGGCGGGCCGGGCTCGACGCCGGATCCGGCGGCGCGTCCGCGGCGGCGCACCGAGGCCGAGGAGGAGGACGCCCTGATCGACGCCCAGCTAGCCGCGGCCCGCGCCGGTCAGGCCAGGGAGACCAGCTCGAGGTAG
- a CDS encoding DUF3099 domain-containing protein, with the protein MSEVHAITSAGRPKSEQSRDRIVRYLITMGIRTACFVAALFTEGWLRWTCIAGAGLLPVIAVVLANAGGERRRRPDAYIETVPLAPDHQLDAHEHEERR; encoded by the coding sequence GTGTCCGAGGTTCATGCGATCACCAGCGCCGGGCGCCCGAAGAGTGAGCAGTCCCGCGATCGGATCGTGCGGTACCTGATCACCATGGGCATCCGGACGGCGTGCTTCGTCGCGGCACTGTTCACCGAGGGGTGGTTACGCTGGACCTGCATCGCCGGTGCCGGCCTGCTGCCGGTCATCGCGGTGGTGCTGGCCAACGCCGGGGGTGAGCGGCGCCGTCGCCCGGACGCCTACATCGAGACGGTCCCGCTCGCGCCGGACCACCAGCTGGACGCTCACGAGCACGAGGAGCGGCGATGA
- the fabG gene encoding 3-oxoacyl-ACP reductase FabG — MGQEQNEGRTVVVTGANRGIGRAIAERFVADGFRVAGIARSGDVPDGVFHAHADMTDTESVDAAFTAIEEHQGPTEVLVANAGITKDTLLMRMTDEEFTEVVDVNLTGVFRCVRRATKGMIRKRTGRIIMISSVVGLYGSPGQVNYAATKSGLVGMARSITRELGGRGITANVVAPGFVDTAMTAELPQATQEKYLATIPAGRFGATEEIADAVAFLAGAGYVSGAVIPVDGGLGMGH; from the coding sequence GTGGGCCAGGAGCAGAACGAGGGCCGCACCGTAGTGGTCACCGGAGCCAACCGCGGTATCGGGCGAGCGATCGCCGAACGATTCGTCGCCGACGGCTTCCGCGTGGCGGGTATCGCCCGCTCCGGTGACGTGCCCGACGGGGTCTTCCACGCCCACGCCGACATGACCGACACCGAGTCCGTCGACGCGGCCTTCACCGCCATCGAGGAGCATCAGGGCCCGACGGAGGTGCTGGTGGCCAACGCGGGCATCACCAAGGACACGCTGCTGATGCGGATGACCGACGAGGAGTTCACCGAGGTGGTGGACGTCAACCTCACCGGGGTCTTCCGCTGCGTGCGCCGCGCGACGAAGGGCATGATCCGCAAGCGCACCGGCCGGATCATCATGATCTCCTCCGTGGTGGGCCTCTACGGCTCCCCGGGGCAGGTGAACTACGCGGCCACCAAGTCGGGACTGGTCGGGATGGCCCGGTCCATCACCCGCGAGCTCGGCGGACGCGGCATCACCGCCAACGTGGTCGCCCCCGGATTCGTCGACACCGCGATGACGGCCGAGCTGCCGCAGGCCACGCAGGAGAAGTACCTGGCCACCATCCCGGCCGGACGCTTCGGCGCGACCGAGGAGATCGCCGACGCGGTCGCCTTCCTCGCGGGTGCCGGATACGTCAGCGGTGCCGTCATCCCCGTCGACGGTGGCCTCGGGATGGGGCACTGA